The Solanum pennellii chromosome 11, SPENNV200 sequence CTATCAGAATATCAATGTGTCAATCATGTAAAGCTACCAAAGAATAAGAGTATTGATGACAATCTCAGGGATTGAAGTTTCATAGAACAAAATTTATTGAGCTAATACAGGGAAGAGTAAAAAATATTCCCAGGCACAGGTAAACTTTTTCTAACCTTTTCAACCAACAGAAAGTCAACTTAGAGTGTATAATCTGGCAACCCTTGGCCGGAAATCTTAACCAAGCCAAGATGGAAGACAATTTGACCTATTTTTCCATTGGTTTCAAATCGTATGACATCAAACTAGGGAAGAATCGCATGGAGAGACTTGGTAGAAGTGGACAGAACGAGATTGCAACATGATAAGAAGAACCTCTTCTAGCCAGAAGCCAATGGAATGGCTACGCTTTGCACTGAAGGAAGCCTCCAAAGTGAAGAAAATTTGTAAGAAGATGAAGCATCAAGACTACTCCTCTGAGTTCTTTTTCTTGAGAAATTTCAACAGATATGGACATTATATAAGTATTGTAAGCATGCTACCTATGAACCCGAAATTGACACCCCAAAACAGATATGGACCTCAAAAAGTTCACATCCCAAAACAAGTAGTACAGCTACCTATGAACCCAAAATTGACAGAAAGGGGAACTTATAAACAACTAAAATACTTTGAAGTGTGAAAAAACATTTTTGCAGTAGATTATCTTCTATTGTCAACATACATTCCACATTAAAGTATAAGTTAAAAGTCAAAGAGTTGCATATGACCTCTGTGTTCCACCATCCACAAATACTGAAGGGCGAATAGCTATTGGTGGCACCGGAATACTTGTAACAAGGAGTTTTTCTGGTCTATCACTAAGGTAGAGTAACTCACAATCCTGCACAGAATCATGAGAGAACAATGGTAGAAAGTATAATCTTTGTTGAAACTGAACAATGGTAGaaagtataataaaaaaagtaggACTAGACAAGCAAGTGAATTAGTTTAGAAGAAGGACGAAAGGGCATatgaattaacaaaatattaaacaataCCTCATCGGACATATTCTTGAAAAGGGAGTAAACTACTTTTGGGTCAATTTCTGGAGGCACACTAACAGATGCCCTGAGTTCTCTCTTGTCAGAGATAGCTAcattgatctcatccaagataCGGTTTCCTTGTTCATGTGTGATTTTTAACTGAAGCTTTTTCACCATACCtacaattaacaaatataaaagagTAGACTTAACAACGGGATTGAGGGTATTGTGACCGTGCAAGACCATAGAGTAACACAGCCTCCCCTAAGATCTCATCAAACTCTCAAATTAATCATTTGAAATTGTTGAAGACATAATAATCAAGCAAAAGCAGAGAGATTTATACCCAttaaatatagatatatttttttggtaGCTTTATGGTGCAAACTAATTATTGAACATAATATAGATGCAATGCTAGAAACAATAGAAGATTTGCACAGTTTGTACCTACGCTTGTTGCACTGGCCACTAGCTTAGTACAGGTATTTATAAATTCtcttattgattatttataaaatataaaaaattgtgcTCTTTCGAACAGATGAAGGGTTTCGATGAGATGGTGACACACTTCAACACTGTACTAGAGAAGAAAAGAGGTCCTGGGTTCGATTCTTACTGCCTCccaataataaaatgaaatttaacatGTTTGGCTCATGAAAAAAGAATCATGCACTCACGTGATGGGGTGTGTTAAAGACATAACTAAGTAAATAAAAGTGTGATCTCACTAACAACATAAGCTTTTAGTGAGATGGTCACATGGttcaacaaattttataaagtttgatatattttttaagataaataCTTTTACAAATGATGGAAAAATCACACATACACGTCTTtacatcttcttctttttttgagaaggtaacaACTTGTATTCTATTCCAAAACAAAAACCATAACCTGCCACAGGTTCCTAATTACAATTTTGAAGAGTACTAGGAAGATCTTTAATCCTATTGCAAAATTTACAATGAACCTAAAATCTACATATACTCCTGTTTATACCAGATAAGAAACAAAACTAAGAAGTTCATCTTAATCTTCTGGATGGAATTGCTCTTGTTTCGAAGCATCTgagatttctttctttccacACTGACCACCAGATGCAAGCCGGAATgattttccatctttctttaTGCCAGGTACACTAAATAGcatttatattgtgattatacAGATATTGTAAGATAGAATTTAGCTTATCATAGTTCctcaaaaaatagaatttagCTTATCTTATGCACCGTGTTTGTGTCATTTGACTAATCTCTAAAAAGTTGTGCTAAAAGTATATCACAATAATGGGCAAGGAGGCGATATTTGTTATCAGGTTGACCCCAGGCCCACAAGTTGGTCCCTTAAAAACCTACTACTTAAATAAGGATTTGTTACACACATTAATATTTGACTAAATGAtgttttttcacatttaaaagtTCAAAGAATATCCGAATCATTTTGAATTCCGCATTAGATTATTGATACAATATTTTCATAAGATATTTTCAAAGCTCTTTATAATCACGTGAAATACATGTGGAACACAAATGCATCATGACTAGTCAATAGAAATGTAGATGGAATCTAGACCGAATAAATTCACCCAAAACAATGGAGATGGAGAAGAATATCAAACCATTCATGTATCCACATTTGGAACATGTGGCAGTCTTCTGGCCACCTGCCATGGCATTACACCTTTTCACAACCCTTTTATGTAGTTCACTCTTCTTCAAAAACTCAGTTCTTGGATTTCTCATCTTCTTCAAAATGTCTCGACGCTCCTTGTCATCCAGAAGTATCGAGGAGCAGCACTGATCAAGAAAGCAGTTGCATAAGGAAAATTATTAAAGcactacaagaaaaatagaTACCAAGCTCTTGAACAAGGCTAGTGTAAGGGAAAAACAAACGAAAATTAACTCTAATAAGGCATCATAAACTAAATGAATATTTGTTTACTATCTCCAGACCATCACGACATgggaacaacaacaacaaacccaGTGTACTCCCACAAGTGGGGAATGGGGTAACAAGgtgaaattatcaaaattaaataaattattgtcCTGAGGCGAAATCTTACTAATTGGCTTTTGAAGACTGTTAAGATTGTTCAATTTCTACTTAATCACTATtcgtatttattttaattacagACCTCTTTTATATCGCTATCTGACTAACTTTTGCAATGACAAATTCTCCACCAGATGATACTAACTTTACCTTCAGCAGatgaaatccattgcaatttgTTTTTATTCATAATACAGGTAATTTCATCTTTGCACATGTAGAGTACGTTTTAAACCTTCATCGTAATTAATCTACCTTACCCAGCACCAGGCATCCTTTACCTTCCCCCAAATTAATTCACCTTAAAATTCTTTATATAGACCAACCCCATCAGAATCCTCTTTTCTATGTTCTAAATTGATTTAGAGATATTGTTTGCCTCTGAAACTAGTTTTTACATGTTAATTTAAGATAACAGCATAACAATAGAGCCTTATTACCCAAACATCTCATTTACTTCTACTATCATGTTAATACAAAGTTACtgaatttataaatattaatttgaaattactgCATAATATCAGCACCTTACTCCCCAAACATCCCATTTACTTCTTCTATTGTGTTAATATAAAGTTACTAATTTTTACATGTTGATTTCGAATTCTGCCTTTAACCCATAACTTCAAAATTACTCTCATCTACTTCTgcttctttctttcattttttttctggGTGAAACAATTTCATCAATCAAACATGACGtcaatgccatgatatgtacaAACCTCTGCTTCTTTATTCTGATTTGTTCCCCAAACCAGGTTCTACCAAAATGACTTTCACATTTTGATCTCTATGAGCGCAtttctacttcttttttttcaaccaGAACAGAAGTGTTCATAAGGACCAGACatgcttctttttctttttcctttttttttttgtgtgtgggTGGGGGGTTCAAAGAAGCAAGCATGCTTAATACTCGCCCTCATTTATTTTGTACCATGACAGAAAGTACTTTAAAGTGTAAAAAGCAAACTTAAAAACAAAGAATTAAGGCTATAAAAGTCTAGGTCTCACTACAAGTTATTAGATCTAAAGGCTTTTCCGCCTGAGTTCATAATCCTTAATTAGGgttatgtattaatttttggAGGACATATGGCTCATACCCATGTTTTCTTATCTTTTTCTGTGTTGAGAGTGTTCGCGACAACTGCAATTATCTGAAATATTTATGTCATATCAATCAGAAAGGCAACCTAATTCTAATAAATGACCTATTTATCTTGTCTGTTCTAAACTGACAATTTTGGCTGTGATTTGGCAGTTTGCACAAGTATtgcatcaaaaaaaaattaagaatgcGAAAAGTATAAGTATTACATCAATTTTCTTGACTGTCGATCCACATACTGTTTTATTTGCCTTGAGGATAATAGAAAAGTAGGtgttttttttctcattatGCTGGTTAACGTCTCTGAATACTTTTCACACTTCTAAAACTTTGACTTAGCATAAAACTATCAcaaaatttaatcatttaacaacttaaaattaaagttaCCAATGACTCCTTTTTCAACCAAAGTAATTTCTAACCATTTGGGTATTACTTTTCCTCACTACTACTAACATGATgtggaagaaaaaataaattttcagccACTGTAATTGCCGGAGTTGTAAAAAGTTGACATACCAGAAAAGATTAACTGAAAACTACAGATAGctttttcaattattaaaacACAAATCGCCTAATAATGTATAAGATTAAAGAAGTTAAGTTCAAACAAGATATCACCTTGCATATGCACTTCAAGATGTCCACCACAGTACCTAAATATCCAACATTATAAACTGGTAGAGCAAGAACCAAGTACCCATAATGACCTGGACATTCTCTAAAGTTACCATGACATGTTTCACAACATCCACTCTTGTTTGGAGGTCCCTGAAATCCAAAACTTCCTATAATCAAGATATGGAAATCAGCATCAAAGAGACAAAAGAGTAATTGATAGACAGAAAATATATAAAGAGACTTCTCAGAGAGAAACACGAAGCTCAAGGTTGTTGTTCCATCATCTACTCCTGAatcaatataacttcattaaGCTTCTACTCATTCAAAGTGATATGAGTGGCTCATCAATTGTTGGCAATTATAAACCAGTAGAACAGCTCGTAATTTTAAACTCAGATTTCTTTACCATTCTTTTACCAAAAAATCCTTTTATGGACTTTCTGCTGTCCTAAATTCGCACAATGAAAGAAGCAAAGAAGCACCAACAACATAAACTTTTCGTCCATAGAGAACTTTATGGtgtgaaaagaagaaaattacaaaagAGCTTTTGAAGAAATAGAAATTCCAGTTTGGAAATTAATATTGGTGCTCTTGCTTAATTTTTATATTGGTGCTCTCGTCCAACTTCTTCGTCTCTTGGATAGTATTTTGGGACGTGTTCTACCAGAGTTGGGACTCATGAAATACAGATCTTAATTCTAGCTAAACCGAAACTGTTTACATGTATTTACTATGAATTTTCCAACTAAGCTTGAAGGAATAAGCAACCAATTCTCTCAACTTTCTTACTGCAAGTGTTTGGCTGTACTTTATCAGAGTCCTAGAAAAGACAAACTTCATGCCAAACCAGTTAGGTCTCAACTCTTCCTTCCTGAAATACTCATCTCCAAAAAGGTTGCATATGCTATGCTCCAAAAACAAATGGACATGTTATCTAAGCACATTTATCCTATTTTGAGATACCTACTCCTTTTCACACTGcactaccaaaaaaaaaattcctcatTGCATCTATTAGGCCAATTTCATTCCAATACTACAAAATTGATCTTCAAAGACAAATTGAGCGTTCTCATTCACCCCACCACCACAACACCCCctccccaaaaaaaaaaaaagtccctGAAACTAGAAATACTCCAAATCTCACAGTTATCTCTACATAGAGATACAAGTCTCTAACCATAAGACTTCTAATGCACACACGAACCTAATTACGGTTATACACGTTCCGACTTCTTAAAACAAATGGAAAGCTATTTTCCTTGATTCAAAaccttcaaaattcaaaaggaTACAAGCTAGAAACTAAAGATAACATTCATCAATAAGAAAACAGAATTTCACATTCCTTTCTACAGTGTCTCTCGATGCTCAAGAACAGATAGCAAAGCATACCATCATTCTGGAAAGTTGGATTTCTCTTAATTTGGtgtaaaaattgtatatttatgaCAAGAAACAAAACTAAACTGCATTTTGCTCCCTGCAACCCCAAAAAGAATCCAGGACAACAACTATCCCTCCATAAATTGAACCACAAATTATATAATAGTATAACCTTCTATCACAATGAACAATGTTACATAAGAGAGTTACCATGCGGGGGTCTAACAAGCCATTTTGAATAGGCTTTTTAGTAGATTCATAGTAAAGCCCAAGGTAGACTTCAACTTCAGCTAATTTCAAAATCTCAGACTCTGAGAATAGAGAAAATTTAATGCTTTTTCTGTCCAACagcaataaaaacaaaaaataatacaatcaaAATCCAATACATCAGAAATCATaatcaaaacaatatatatatgatcAACAACTCCTGACATCTTTCTAGGGCCAACATCTTCAATGTAAGGCTGTTTGGTAACTTGCAATGACTCTTGTGCTCTATTCATCTTGCTGGGCACCACCACCCAGAAAACTCAAAAAGTACAGTTTTTTTTCTGGGAGGTTTAAGCAGATGCTTACTGGGGTTTATGGGGCAAAAGTGACAACGATGGACGGTTTATATATTAAGCATAGCGAAACCCTAAGTAGAGTTAATTAAAACTGAGCCGGCGAAAATAAAGTTCGTTCTAGGTTAGTTGGTAttatgttgtttagttttttCAACACCTCTcaaagggttgtgggttcgattctcaacactctcaattttttttttgttgtttttccttttctgaaaaataaaaatttatggataaattaataaaacaaatcTTCGTTTGTGAGCATTTTGTTATTTCGtaattacttttcttttttgtaataAGATGTGAATATGACTATACAACCAAATTAATTCAACAGCTTTTACAATCTAAAAACATATAGTGATTTGAATCCCCTTTAAGAAAAGACTATTCAGTTTTGAACTAAACCTCCAACGTATTTgctaaaagaaaagaagaaaggaaaCAAAACCAATATTAATTAGAAGTTATATGTATCAAAACTTGGCATCTTCTTGCTTTTCGAAATCATGTGAATATGCTCGctctttctttgatttttttttgtacacTTTCTACTTCTTTGCTCGTCATGCATAATAGATCAAGGCACCACATATTGCAGGTTGTTTCTTGCGAAATTGTCTGTATCTGTTTATTCTTGATTCATCGCATACATTACTTCACATTTTTTGTTGGGATTAGCATATCAGATCATCTGCCGAGCGCtttgaacctcagcgatctaaGTGTAATCTATCAAAAGATGTTGTTGGTTCTCTAGCATAGTCATACAATAGTCAGTGGCTCTTGAAATCTATAAACCTCGTCATTCTCTTTGTGAGCAACTTATTTTGATATGCtaatcacataatcaccatttgTCTAGGTAGCATAGTAAAACATCAAATCAAATTTGTTTCCCTCAATCTAGTCAGTGGGCCCAACATTTCAATACTTAATAGTTCATATTTGATGATAAAGTGAAAGAATTGAATGGATTTATACGCTTTCAATTTCTTCGATACTGTAAGTTTTGGATTGTGATCGCTCATGTGGATCGACCCGATCCGATCCGATCTATTTTGATGCCttatccaattaattaattagtttggATAAATTCTTTTAAGGAATAAGATCAAACAGTTACATTGTAACCATTCAACCATTATTTAAAAAGACTCCTAGTGAGAGTATTTTCAAAGGTACGTGAAACGTGAAATAGAGATGAAAACgtgtgaaataaaaaataaaacaataaacaagCGATCAATCAAGAAACAAAGAAGTGAGTTTCTCAGACAAATTAATCAACACAAAGCAGACTTCTAGTTTAAATATAGATCTTTGTTTCCTAATGATTTAAAGACGGACTTGCGCACCAACCTGACAAAGAAGCAGATCGATGACTTTCGCTGCGAATTACAAGGTACACATCTCGCTGTTGATTTACcttaatattctttttgataCAGATATATTTTTTAGAGGAACTTTCGCAAATAGTCattttaataaacttaattatatatcataGCTATGATTTGCATATTCACGAGTTGTAGCTTCAATTTAAGGAGTCTTGTTTATATAATTTGCGAATTTGTATAACTCGAAGGTTTGTATAATTCGCggttatatttatataattgagttgtttttgtataaactatgaatttatataattacaaaCACTAGACATAAACATGTATATACATTATatcatacaaaattttaaattatataaaagtgcGAActatacaaaactaaaaaacTGAGGCGCATAATTATAGCTAAAAGTAGATcacaaattataattaagacAAAGTATAACTATGTTAAGTAATTAACGAATACATATTTACTTATAAGCGTAATTTTATTGAGCTTGTATCACGGGCCTTAAATTatctaatattaataataaaaccCTATGATTTTGAAATAGGTAGGAAGTCAAGTGGAACAaaagttaaaatcataaaaccCTAACAAAATCCTAGCTCAACAGAAGCATAGCAAAATGAAGAGAGTATCAGCTAAAGTTGAATCTACAATCCCAATCTCTCTCTCCGCCGCAGCAAAATCCCTCTCCAAGTTTGCTGCATCAGATCATGAAGCTTCACATGCTGTTTCATTATATCTCCAAAGTGCTGCCGATTCATTCAACAGGCTTGTTAAGATTCAGCAGAAACTCAGTGTGAAAAAGGAGCATGATGTCAAAGTTGAAGAGATTTCAGAAAAGAATGAAGATATCCCAAATGGGTTCCGAGAAAACAAGAAAAGCAAGAATCTTGTCAAGGAAGAAAACTCGGAAGCTGAGCCAAAGaccaaaaattcatcaaaaattgaTAAAGTGAAGGGTCATAAGTTGATCAAGACTGAACCAAAACTCGATATAGGGGAAGAAGAGATTGAAAAATCCAACAAAAATGAGCTGGAGTCTGTTAAAATAGTTAGGGAGCTGGAGTTGAAGGAAGTTAAGGAAGATAGTATGACGAGTAgagataagaagaagaagaagaaaaagaaggatagAGACGAGGTGGTGAAGGTGGAACAAGATGGGAAGAGTATGGATACTGATGCTGGTTCTGCTTCAGCCGAGCAGAGTAGCaagaaaaagagtaaaaagagAAGAATTGAAGGAGATGAGTAATTGAATTTCGTTGAgacttgttgctgttgttgAGGATTAGAGTTAGTGTAACACCTGCGGAAATCCTCACTGTTcaagtaatttttttgaaatattgatTCAATTTGAAATGATTATGGAGATTCAAACTGtttttatttagtataggtAGGATTTTTCGGATTCAATCTATATTACGAAGAAGAAGCATATGGTTGTATACATTGAGCAAGTCAAAGCTTCAAAGCTAATGTTTTTGTTCATTTCTGTTTCTTcacattatttaaatttgtgcATCTTATTTGCTAATTATTAGAGATTGTTGTTGGTTAGTTAGTGTTAGTTATTCACTTGTATGACTCAGTAGCCCACTTTTGGATATGTTTTTTCTTACTTCTTCCTAGTTCTCACATGCTGAACCCTTGAAAGTTGTTGCTAGGCTGTCCATTAGCTTCAGTCGAAGGCGAAAAGGAAAGAGTTTTAAAGGAATTGTTCAGTTAACTTCAGAACCAGAAAATGTTTTATCGTAGTCTGACTGCCTTCTTTGAGTTAAAGGATTTGACAAGGAGCAAGAGTGTTGAACTGCAAGCTAGTCGATGTTTCACATTCATGTAAACCCATTAAACATGTTTTCACAAGAAGCTATCATAATGTACATTGTCAGCAAAGAATTGAGATTTCTCAATTCTTAATTAGAGGTCTTTGGTTTGGTATTGCTCCATCTCCACAGGACAAAACAGCAGACTCGTAAATATGTTTTGTAAGCACTTTCCTGAAATCAAAGTGACGACGTAGACATAGTAAAGAATCAAACATGTGAGATTGAGAGCATAGCTCGGCAATATCAAATGTACAAGCAACAGAAATCATGGAAAGGCAACCTTATTACCATCTATAACTCTCGTTGAAACCTTGATTTTGCTGCTTCTCTAATATGAGTTTCCTTTACtccattttgataaatttagtactatttttttttgttgttgcgAGTTACTATAGTTTTCCTGTTTCAACTCCAACAGCTCTTTATAACTACCAAGTAGTTAGGAGGATGCAACTTCTAAATTTATACTTCTTGGGTCAAATCTAAAAGATGAACTCAATAATGAAGGTAACAATATGAATTGAAATGGTTGCTGCTTGCGGGGAGCTTGTACATGACACTGGGAGAGGAGTACATGGTGGGTTTATCTCCTTTACGTACATTGTGAGTATTCTTCCCTTAAAACCATGGTATCTCTTTGCTAGCGACTCCATCATAACTCCATTTATATCCATCCCAATGTCCAAACACTGGAACTTtctgttaaaaaataaaaaagcatATGCAAGTATGTtgaatatttaagtaaaaaagaGTGCTATTTGGGtcatttatgttaattttttgtttgaggTAAATTATTGTTCCTCTAAATTGAATGCAGCTTCTAAAGTGTCTTGAGTTACATGTAATATAGGTCATAAATGCTATTATAATGCATAAAAGGATCTTCTCCATTTGGACTCTAAATATATATGTTGGAAACTTGATTTGTTTTTCAAGTTAGCTGTTGTcagttgttgatttgatttgttGTGTGGGTATATTTGCATTGACTTAATACTTTTACACGTGTTGATTCCTTTTAAGCTCACATCTCCTCCATTTGGACTGTAAATATGTACTCATCTAGTTAatgttcaaaaaaaatatgtactcATCTAGTTGTAGCATGTTAAACATATATCTGATAGTATTGTATTTTACATACTTGATGTTTGCAAGGTGTATggattgtgttttattttttttgtctaaacaTATATCTACTATAGACCATGGATAGTGGATAGGCATATTGTTTAGACAAAAATAGATTTGAGGAAGGTATTTACATGTAGTCCTCGCTACAGTTTGTTAGATTCCCTAGCAAGTTGGAAAGTGTGCTGCTATAAGCTTTACATTTGtgtcctatttttttttataaccgtGGTGTTCGAGCCAGCGTGTGCACCTCAACTATTTCCATGGGTTGAGGAGGAAAAGCTGCTGGAAGAAAAGAAACgaagaagaaataagaagaaaatggaaaggcataagaaaataataaaattaatttaaaaaagaaaccaAGTACACTCGTGAAGCGCCTATGGTTCATCACTTATACACAAATCTAATGGAATTTTGGGTTGTGCACCTCAATTAATTCCACGAGTACATTTCATGTCCTATGATTATCATATTTCCTTGCATTTGTGTTCTGTCATACATTAAACAAACTATATTACTCAATACTTATGCAAAGATTAAGTTTTTAGCACCTTTAGAAATTGTAAATCTGGATTTTTGATGTTAAGACCACAGTAAGCGAACTACTTCAAACATGGAACATGGCCTACAAAGGATTATCTTAAACGGTTGCACTTGCTAAGAGGTTCTGTGACAGcttttcatatagaaaatgatctTTTATAGAGTCATCTGCAGACCAAATAAAGATACCATGAAGTGTTCCCCGACTCTTTAGTATGCTGCATGCATCAAAGAATCCATGTCTAGGAGATAAGCCGCCGCTGTTGTCAGTTCCAAAGCTAACTAGAATCTTGCCTCCTTTATAGTTATACATCTGAGTTTCAAAGTAGTGTAGGAACTGAAGAATGGTTGTACCCTTTTCATAGGCATAAAATTGGAAGTTGACATAGTCTATTAGATGACCGTACTTTCTCCAGAGTGCTAAATAGTGCACCTGCACTGAATCATCTGCATATGGTGCTATTGATGTGTAAGTGACGACATTGTGTTGTTTAAGATAGTACAACAGTCTCCCAATGCACTCGGCGAATGTATCTGGATCTGCATTGAAGTGTTCATAATCTATATCTATTGCATCCAGGTTATACTCTTTCACTATCTTGGTGATTGAATGTATTGCATTTCTCACCCAAGAAGTAATTGAAGTAGGAGTGAAGGTGGCATTTTTACCATTCACTGTATCACCACCAAGACTCATTCCTACCTTAACGTTCTTATGCTTAGCCTTGATGGAAGAAATATGAGAAGGGGTGAGGTTATCAGTGTCCCAATAAACCAGGAAGTCACCATTAGTGGGTTCTGGTGATTTTGTGTTCGTGTAGTCTATAGCGAAGGATAGGAGGAAGTGAAACTCAATATTTGGATTAATTGGGACATCAGAGAATGTGACATTCTTGCCCTCAGCTCCAATGTATTCTCTGAAAACCCCAGGGCAGAATGCTGGAACTGCCTCGATCGTAGGGAAAACGTTGAAGAGAGCTTGAAGGACAAGAAGAGAGATGCAGAATTTTAAGGACTTCATGATTTGTTGTAGTTGGAAGGATCCCTTGTACTTCTTATTGGTATTTAACCAAAGTAGATGcctattaaaatatttctccTTCAACAAGGCATTTGTTGTATGCATTACCGACTGCCCTACCTATAAGGTTTAGATTCTATTTGTTCTTTTGTGACTTTTGTCTCTT is a genomic window containing:
- the LOC107003147 gene encoding chitinase 2-like, producing MHTTNALLKEKYFNRHLLWLNTNKKYKGSFQLQQIMKSLKFCISLLVLQALFNVFPTIEAVPAFCPGVFREYIGAEGKNVTFSDVPINPNIEFHFLLSFAIDYTNTKSPEPTNGDFLVYWDTDNLTPSHISSIKAKHKNVKVGMSLGGDTVNGKNATFTPTSITSWVRNAIHSITKIVKEYNLDAIDIDYEHFNADPDTFAECIGRLLYYLKQHNVVTYTSIAPYADDSVQVHYLALWRKYGHLIDYVNFQFYAYEKGTTILQFLHYFETQMYNYKGGKILVSFGTDNSGGLSPRHGFFDACSILKSRGTLHGIFIWSADDSIKDHFLYEKLSQNLLASATV
- the LOC107003149 gene encoding protein PXR1-like, which codes for MKRVSAKVESTIPISLSAAAKSLSKFAASDHEASHAVSLYLQSAADSFNRLVKIQQKLSVKKEHDVKVEEISEKNEDIPNGFRENKKSKNLVKEENSEAEPKTKNSSKIDKVKGHKLIKTEPKLDIGEEEIEKSNKNELESVKIVRELELKEVKEDSMTSRDKKKKKKKKDRDEVVKVEQDGKSMDTDAGSASAEQSSKKKSKKRRIEGDE